A DNA window from Scomber japonicus isolate fScoJap1 chromosome 14, fScoJap1.pri, whole genome shotgun sequence contains the following coding sequences:
- the LOC128372829 gene encoding cytochrome P450 1B1 isoform X1, with product MLLSYSNWQIPIMDIIWKRIDPATPRALLVACVTLLFSLQLWRWLRQRSLTCPPGPLAWPVIGNAAQLGNAPHLYFTRMAKKYGNIFQIKLGCRTVVVLNGDSIKQALVKQGPQFAGRPDFTSFQYISNGDSLAFGTVSDWWKVHRRVAHSTVRMFSTGNPQTKKTFEHHIICEFKELLELFVGKTKEHQYFQPLTYLVVSTANTMSAVCFGKRYSYEDEEFQQVVGRNDQFTQTVGAGSIVDVMPWLQYFPNPIKTIFDNFKKLNLEFGMFIRDKVIEHRKTIQSSTIRDMTDAFIVALDQLTEKGVSLGKDFVTPTVGDIFGASQDTLSTAMQWIIIILVKYPEMQVRLRQEVDKVVDRSRLPSIEDQPQLPYVMAFIYEVMRFTSFVPLTIPHSTTTETTIMGYTIPKNTVVFVNQWSNNHDPDIWSHPETFDPLRFLDQNGALNKDLTSNVLIFSLGKRRCIGEELSKMHLFLFTVLITHQCNITADPARPPKLDFNYGLTLKPHAFFIAVSLREDMTLLDMATRQAKEDKVESSSDSQTQE from the exons ATGTTATTATCATATTCTAACTGGCAGATCCCCATCATGGATATTATATGGAAAAGGATTGACCCAGCGACTCCCAGAGCTCTGTTAGTGGCATGTGTGACTCTGTTGTTCTCCCTACAACTGTGGCGGTGGCTCCGGCAGCGGTCTTTAACCTGCCCGCCTGGTCCGCTCGCCTGGCCGGTCATAGGGAACGCTGCGCAACTTGGCAACGCACCGCACTTGTATTTTACGCGCATGGCGAAGAAATATGGCAACATCTTCCAAATTAAACTGGGCTGTAGGACCGTAGTGGTGCTGAACGGGGACTCCATCAAACAAGCACTGGTCAAACAGGGACCTCAATTTGCCGGCAGACCGGATTTCACCTCTTTCCAGTACATCTCCAACGGGGACAGTCTCGCTTTTGGCACTGTGTCGGACTGGTGGAAGGTGCACCGCAGAGTGGCCCATTCCACTGTCCGCATGTTTTCCACCGGGAACCcgcaaaccaaaaaaacatttgagcaCCACATCATCTGCGAGTTCAAAGAGCTTCTGGAGCTGTTTGTGGGAAAAACGAAGGAGCACCAATATTTCCAGCCCTTGACATATCTCGTGGTGTCCACTGCCAACACCATGAGCGCGGTGTGTTTTGGGAAGCGCTACTCCTATGAGGACGAGGAGTTTCAGCAGGTGGTGGGGAGGAACGACCAGTTCACCCAAACTGTAGGCGCAGGGAGCATAGTGGACGTGATGCCCTGGCTCCAATACTTCCCCAACCCCATCAAAACAATATTTGATAACTTCAAGAAGCTCAACCTGGAGTTTGGCATGTTCATTCGAGATAAAGTCATTGAGCACAGAAAAACAATCCAGTCCAGCACCATCAGGGATATGACAGATGCTTTTATTGTGGCGCTGGACCAACTGACCGAAAAAGGAGTTTCACTGGGGAAGGACTTCGTTACCCCCACTGTTGGGGATATATTTGGTGCAAGTCAAGACACATTGTCAACTGCCATGCAGTGGATCATCATCATACTTGTCAA GTATCCAGAGATGCAGGTGCGTCTCCGGCAGGAGGTGGACAAGGTGGTGGACCGCAGCCGGCTCCCGTCCATCGAAGACCAGCCGCAGCTGCCTTACGTCATGGCCTTCATCTACGAGGTGATGCGCTTTACGAGCTTCGTGCCGCTCACCATCCCCCACTCCACCACCACCGAGACCACCATCATGGGCTACACCATACCAAAGAACACTGTGGTCTTCGTCAACCAGTGGTCCAACAACCACGACCCTGACATATGGTCCCACCCAGAGACCTTTGACCCCTTGCGTTTCCTGGACCAGAACGGTGCACTGAACAAGGACCTGACCAGCAACGTGCTCATCTTCTCACTGGGCAAGCGGCGGTGCATTGGTGAGGAGCTGTCCAAGATGCATCTGTTCCTCTTCACGGTCCTCATCACCCACCAGTGCAACATCACCGCAGACCCGGCCAGGCCGCCCAAACTGGACTTCAACTACGGTCTGACTTTGAAACCTCATGCCTTCTTTATAGCAGTGTCTCTTCGGGAAGACATGACGCTGCTGGACATGGCAACCAGGCAGGCTAAGGAGGACAAGGTGGAGTCCTCATCAGACTCCCAAACACAAGAATAA
- the LOC128372829 gene encoding cytochrome P450 1B1 isoform X2, whose protein sequence is MDIIWKRIDPATPRALLVACVTLLFSLQLWRWLRQRSLTCPPGPLAWPVIGNAAQLGNAPHLYFTRMAKKYGNIFQIKLGCRTVVVLNGDSIKQALVKQGPQFAGRPDFTSFQYISNGDSLAFGTVSDWWKVHRRVAHSTVRMFSTGNPQTKKTFEHHIICEFKELLELFVGKTKEHQYFQPLTYLVVSTANTMSAVCFGKRYSYEDEEFQQVVGRNDQFTQTVGAGSIVDVMPWLQYFPNPIKTIFDNFKKLNLEFGMFIRDKVIEHRKTIQSSTIRDMTDAFIVALDQLTEKGVSLGKDFVTPTVGDIFGASQDTLSTAMQWIIIILVKYPEMQVRLRQEVDKVVDRSRLPSIEDQPQLPYVMAFIYEVMRFTSFVPLTIPHSTTTETTIMGYTIPKNTVVFVNQWSNNHDPDIWSHPETFDPLRFLDQNGALNKDLTSNVLIFSLGKRRCIGEELSKMHLFLFTVLITHQCNITADPARPPKLDFNYGLTLKPHAFFIAVSLREDMTLLDMATRQAKEDKVESSSDSQTQE, encoded by the exons ATGGATATTATATGGAAAAGGATTGACCCAGCGACTCCCAGAGCTCTGTTAGTGGCATGTGTGACTCTGTTGTTCTCCCTACAACTGTGGCGGTGGCTCCGGCAGCGGTCTTTAACCTGCCCGCCTGGTCCGCTCGCCTGGCCGGTCATAGGGAACGCTGCGCAACTTGGCAACGCACCGCACTTGTATTTTACGCGCATGGCGAAGAAATATGGCAACATCTTCCAAATTAAACTGGGCTGTAGGACCGTAGTGGTGCTGAACGGGGACTCCATCAAACAAGCACTGGTCAAACAGGGACCTCAATTTGCCGGCAGACCGGATTTCACCTCTTTCCAGTACATCTCCAACGGGGACAGTCTCGCTTTTGGCACTGTGTCGGACTGGTGGAAGGTGCACCGCAGAGTGGCCCATTCCACTGTCCGCATGTTTTCCACCGGGAACCcgcaaaccaaaaaaacatttgagcaCCACATCATCTGCGAGTTCAAAGAGCTTCTGGAGCTGTTTGTGGGAAAAACGAAGGAGCACCAATATTTCCAGCCCTTGACATATCTCGTGGTGTCCACTGCCAACACCATGAGCGCGGTGTGTTTTGGGAAGCGCTACTCCTATGAGGACGAGGAGTTTCAGCAGGTGGTGGGGAGGAACGACCAGTTCACCCAAACTGTAGGCGCAGGGAGCATAGTGGACGTGATGCCCTGGCTCCAATACTTCCCCAACCCCATCAAAACAATATTTGATAACTTCAAGAAGCTCAACCTGGAGTTTGGCATGTTCATTCGAGATAAAGTCATTGAGCACAGAAAAACAATCCAGTCCAGCACCATCAGGGATATGACAGATGCTTTTATTGTGGCGCTGGACCAACTGACCGAAAAAGGAGTTTCACTGGGGAAGGACTTCGTTACCCCCACTGTTGGGGATATATTTGGTGCAAGTCAAGACACATTGTCAACTGCCATGCAGTGGATCATCATCATACTTGTCAA GTATCCAGAGATGCAGGTGCGTCTCCGGCAGGAGGTGGACAAGGTGGTGGACCGCAGCCGGCTCCCGTCCATCGAAGACCAGCCGCAGCTGCCTTACGTCATGGCCTTCATCTACGAGGTGATGCGCTTTACGAGCTTCGTGCCGCTCACCATCCCCCACTCCACCACCACCGAGACCACCATCATGGGCTACACCATACCAAAGAACACTGTGGTCTTCGTCAACCAGTGGTCCAACAACCACGACCCTGACATATGGTCCCACCCAGAGACCTTTGACCCCTTGCGTTTCCTGGACCAGAACGGTGCACTGAACAAGGACCTGACCAGCAACGTGCTCATCTTCTCACTGGGCAAGCGGCGGTGCATTGGTGAGGAGCTGTCCAAGATGCATCTGTTCCTCTTCACGGTCCTCATCACCCACCAGTGCAACATCACCGCAGACCCGGCCAGGCCGCCCAAACTGGACTTCAACTACGGTCTGACTTTGAAACCTCATGCCTTCTTTATAGCAGTGTCTCTTCGGGAAGACATGACGCTGCTGGACATGGCAACCAGGCAGGCTAAGGAGGACAAGGTGGAGTCCTCATCAGACTCCCAAACACAAGAATAA